TGGGGAGCGACAGCGACCCGGAAAACGGCCCGCTGAGAGCGCCGCGGAGCCAAGATCTGCCCATGCCCGGTATGGCTGCATGCACGAAACCGTCTCCGTGGCGCTGAGCGGGCCGCGTCCGATGCCGCTCCGGTGACGCGGACCGGAAAGGGCGGTGACACCGGTGACACGGTGACAATCGGCCGCAGTGCCGCCGTTGACGCAGGTCAGAGACGGTTTACATGTGTCACCGGGGGTGGTGACAAGGTGGTGACAAGTGGTGACAACGGCGTGGGGTGTCACCACTGTCACCGGGGTGTCACCGGGCACCGGTGACACCTGCATCCATGCTCTGACCTGCGGTGAAGGCGGTTTCGAGATCGTCTGTCACCGTGTCACCGGCTTCGAGCAGCTCCGCGGCGCGAGGGTGAAGCTCCCACCGGCCGTCGCGCTGCCGGACCCACCCGAGTTGCGCGAGGTTGTCGAGCGTGGCGGCCACCTCGGCCGCACTGCGGATCTGCCGGCGGACGCTGCGGTGCAGCTCCCGGACGGTGAAGGTGGTGACATCCTTCTCGATGAGGCGGGTGAGGACGTGGCGGGCCGGGCCGGTGGCCTTGTCGGCGGTGATCATGTCGCGGGCGGTCTGGTAGTGGGCGACGAAGAACTCGGCCAGCTTCACGGCGTCGGCCATGGTGCCGGCGTCGATCGGGTGCCGCCACGCGTCGTCCGGGCGGTGGGCGACGTGCAGCAGCCCGGCGAGCCGGATCGTGGTGCCGGCGAGCTTGTTCGCCCACTCCCGCACGTCGCGCAGCGCGCCACCGGGACGCAGGTGCCGCTCGATGTCGGCCGCGGCGGTCGCGCGGATGCGTGCCGCGTCGTCGGTGAGCGCGACTACGGCCGGATCGGACCACTCCGCCAGCGTCGCGGCGAGCCCATGGATCTTTTCGGCGTAGAGGTCGCGGACGGGCGTGGGGATCGGGTCGGGGTCGATCTCGCGGTAGCCGGCCAGCGATGCGGGGAGCACGAACAGGAACCGGGCGACCAGGCCGCGGCCGGCGAGGTCGTCGTTCCCGCCGAACTTGCGCAGCACGGACGGCTGGATCATGACGCCGACGGTCAGCGCGGGCCGGGGGATGAACTCGCCCTCCCGGTTGTGCCGGTCGACGCGGATCGGCCGGCCGACGTGCCCCTTCAGGTACGGATCGAGGTTCGGTGCCGAGCTGTACCGGCCGGCGAGCATGTCGAAGACCCCGCCCTCATCGGAGATCACGGCCATGCGTCCGCCGTTGTCGGCCATGAGGGAGATCAGTTTTTCCGGGGTGGCGTCGTCGGCGAACAGCCGCGGGAGCGCCGGGACGGTGATCGCTTCGGCGGCGAGGGCCGCGGCGACCGCTTCGGCGGTGGCGCCGTCGCGCTTGTCCGAGGTCGCTTTCGCCGCAACGGTCTTTGCGTGCTCGGCTTGCCGGCTGGCGATGTCCTTCAGGGCCGCGGCTTCCGCGACCGCGGCGCGGCTCTTGTCCGCGAGGGTCGCCTCGGCCGCTTCGAGCGGGTCGGTGAGCGCGCCGTGCACGGGGCTCTTGCGCTCGCCGGGCTCGGCGACGACGGCGAGGAACAGGTTCACCGGTTCCCGCCATCCTGGCCGGGCCTCCACGTCGAGTCGGCCGCCGGCGCATGCCGACAGCACCGCGAGCGCGACTCCGCCGGCCATCGCGGGGTCGGTCTGGGTGAAGCGGGCGGTCGCGGTCACCATGTCGCCGAGCCACGGCGGGAGCACGTCGACCGGGAACGGCGGCGGCGCCGTGCTGCTGGTCAGCGGAACCGGTAGATCCCATCCGCCGGTGAGCGGTGCGGGCTGGTCGGCCACGTTCGGGACGATCTGCAAGCGTGCGGGTGTGGTCATTAGGTCACCGACCCGCGCGCTGGTGGTGGTCGTGGACAATCCGGCCGATGTGTTCGGCGACGGCGGGGACGACGGCGTTGCCGAGTGCTGCAAGTCGGTCCATCCGGTCGGGAAGCCCATAAGCCACTCGATCCACTGCGGGTTCGGTCGGCCACCGATCAGGTCGGGCAGGTTCAGGCCGGTACGCGACCTCTCCCGACGTCGTGCCAGCCCGGCCGGGCTCAGCGCCCCGCGGGCCGAGTCGGCTCGTTTCGGTGTGGGCCAGGACGAACAGTCGGGCGCGTGGGTGTGGGGCGCCCACCTCGCAAGCGCGGATGACTCCGGCGGTGGCGGTGTAGCCGAGGTCCGCCAGGTCGGCCAGGACGCGTCCGAGTCCGCGGGTGCGGTGTCCGAGGACGTTCTCCCCGATGACGTATCGGGGTCGCAGGTCGTGGATGACGTCGGCCATGGCGGGCCACAGCCAGCGGGGGTCCTCGTCGCCGAGTCGTCGTCCGGCGAGGGACTCGCCTTGGCAGGGGTAGCCGCCGGCGACCACGTCGACTGCGGGTCGGGGGTGGGAGGTCCACCAGGCGGTGGTGGTGCGTACGTCGTCATGCTGGGGAACCTCCGGCCAGTGCTTGTGCAGGACGGCACGGCAGAACGGGTTGATCTCGACGTGGCCGACCACGCGCATCCCGGCGCGTTCCAGTCCGAGTGACATGCCGCCGATCCCGGCGAACAGCTCCAGCACGTTCACCGCGTCACGCCCTCGGCCCGGAACCCGCCGTCGATCGCGGCGCGGATCTCCCGATCGGTCTGCCCCGCCTCACGGCCTACGCCCACCAGCGCGGTCTCGGCGTCGGTGCTGGTGAGGCATCCGGCGGCGACCATCTTCGCCACGCCGCGGGCGACGCCGTAGAGGGTGGTGCGTCGGCGGCCCTCCGCGGCGGTGCGCACTCGGTCGAGCAGCGTGTTCAGGAGTCGGTCGGGGTAGGAGATGCCCCCCGCGCCGGCGAGCGCCACCGGTGTACTCGCCGGCGCGGTCGTGGGGAGGTCGTCGGGGTGTGGGTTGCGCAGGGTGCGGATGCCGGCGTGGTCGGCGAGGTTCGCGCATCCGGTGGCGCCGGGGGAGGCGTCGCGGATGAACGCCAGGCACAGGACGGGGCGGGTGGCGACCATTGCGGCGTTGCGGGCCGGTCCGGCGCGGCGGCCGGTGCTCCAGTCGGCCGGGTGTCGCTCGACCGTCACGTGGTGGTGCCGGCACCACGCGTCGGCGATCGCGTCCGCACCACGTGGGCAGGCCCCGTGCACGATGGTCAACGCCGGCCCGTGATCGCGCAGCAGCCGATCCAGCACGACGGTCACAGCCGCGGTATCGGTCCACGTCCGGGAGCCGGTGAGCAGCACCCGGAACGCTCGCGCGGCCGACGTCGGTACGCACGCGGCTGCCAGCGCGGGGGGCATCTCCTCCACCGGGCGCCCGTCGTCGGCCCACCGATAGGCGCGGCCGGTGCGCTGGTGGATCGAGGGCGGCAGCACCGCGTATCCGCCGTCCGCGCGCACGTCGAGGCCCGGCCCGAGCACGCTCTGGCTGCACGGGATCGGCCGGCCGGGGTGGGCGTAGTACAGGTGCATGCCACCGGAGCCGGTGAGCACCCGCGCGGTCGGCGGCAGCATCCCGGCCTGGATCAGCGCGGACATGCTGCGGATGCCGTCGTGGGCCGGGTCGACGTCGACCACGACCAGGCCGGAGGATGCGCCGGTGCGGACCGCGAGCTGACCTCGCGATACCGCGGCGACGATCTCGGCAACCCGGTCAGGGTCGCGGGTCGCGGCGTAGAAGCCGTGGCAGGTCAGGCACGGGCAGGACTCGCGGTCGTGGCGCGGGTCCGCCTCAGCGCTGGGACAGTCCGTGCAGTTGGCGACCGGGCGCTTGGACCGGCCGAGCATGAACACGGGCCAGCCGCGGTCGGCCGCGGCCAGCGCGGCGTCGAGCATGTTGGACATGAGAAGACCTCCCATGATCAGAGGTGGAAGGCGGCGCGGATGCGGGACATCAGGCACCCCGCTTCTGCCGTGCCGCGGTCAGGTCGAGCAGCGTCCCGCCGTCGGCCAGCGTTTCGGTGCCGCGTCGTGTGCGGGTCTTGGCCGTGATCGCGACGCTGTACCGCACGTACAGCCGGTACCGGCGTTCGTCGCATGCGCCGGCGAGCCGTCGCCGTGGTGAGCGGTAGAGCAGCCGGCCGGTCTCGCGCAACGCAGCGAGCGCTGCGTCCAGCTCGGTGGTGGTGCCGATGAGCCAGACCTCCAGCCCGATCGGCACCTCTCCGGCCGTCATCTCAGGCCACCCGCAGCCAGTACAGGATGCCCACGCCGACGCTCAGCAGCGCGAGCACGACCGGGACGGCCGGGTGTGGTGCGGGGCGCCAGCGCCGCCGCCGGTGGATGGTGGTGCCGATGTAGAGCACCCAGCTGGCCGCGGTGAGCGCGGCGGTGGCGAGGGCGAGGGTGGCGAGGCGGGGCAGCCAGACGGCGGAGAACCGCACCGCGAGCCAGACCGCGACGGCGAGTAGGGCGATCATCGTGACGGGGAAGACGAGTCGTTTGGTGATCTCGGCGGCGAGGAACCAGCGCCACATGCGGCGCCCGAACTCGTCGGCGGCGCCGCGGCGGGCTTGCCGGATCCAGTTCATAGGGGTGCTCACTCTCCGGTGATGTTCACGGACTTCACGGACTTCACGCTTCACGGACTTCACGAGGGGTCGCGCGCACGCGCACGCGCGCGTTAGGGGGCGTTTCCGGGTCCGCGCGTGAAGTGCGTGAAGTGCGTGAACACGCGCGGACCCGGGTGACGCTAGGTAGCCGCGCCGACGAGGGCGGGCTGTGGTGCGGGGTCGTCGAGGATGACGTAGACGCCGCGGTCGGCGGCCTTGCGCAGCAGCGGCCCGCGGTCCGGCTCGCAGAACTCACCGAGGATCTTCGTGATCGTCGGCGGCCGGAGGCCTTCCTCGCCGATGACCTCGACGACCTGAGCGAACGACGACGGCTTGATCTGCCGGACGCCGGCGTCGCGGTGCTGGACGATGGCCTGCCGCATGATCTCCCGGATCTGCAGCGGGGTGAATCGCTGGTCGGTCTCCGGCTCGATCGTCAGGTCGATGCGGCGCCGGTTCGGCACGGTCAACGGTATGCGCGGGTCCGGGTCCGGCTCGCACTCCGGGTCGATCGGCAGCGGCGGGCACTCCGGATCGTCGTCGTCATCGTCGTCGGCGACCTCGCCCGGTTCTCCGGCCGGGACCGGCGCCGCGGGCTCGCCGGCGTCGCGCGAGGTGTCGGGCTGGTCGGCGGTCGCGACGTACTCACCGATCGCGGTCAGGTAGGCGACCAGTTCACCGATCACCGCGTCCCGATCCGGTTTGAACGTGCGGGCGGGAAGCGACCAGTCGTCGGGGTCGGTGCCGGGGATCTCCGCGTAGAGGGCGCCGGGCTTGCTGTTCTTCCAGCCCGGGTCCGCGCCGGAGGCGATGGTCTCTTCCGACAGCACGCGGGCGCCCTCGGCGGCGTCCTTGACGCCCATGCAGATCGCGCCGCCGGTCGTCGACCGCACCGAGGTCGGCATACGGTCGCCGGTGGCGCGCTGGACGCCGAGCAGCATGAAGATGCCGACCGAACGGATCGACTCCGCCAGTTCCACCAGGTCCTCTTCGGCCTCGATGATGAACTTCGACGCCTCATCGACGATGACGACCTTGAACTTCGGGCACTGCGGGCATCCGGCGGTCCACTGCTCGTGGCCGTGCGCGCCCATCTGGTCCGCGCGGCGGCTGACGTCGGGGATCAGGTTGGCGAGGTAGTCCTCGGCCTCGCCGGTGTCGGTGATCATGAGGTGCATGGAGTTGCGGAACGGTGCCGGGAGCTGCTTGCCCTTGCGGGCGTCGATGTAGACAACCTCGGCGTCCCGGCGCGAGCGGGCCTCGGCCGCGAGGAACAGCTGGAACTCGGTCTTGCCGGACCCGGACTGGCCGAGCAGGATCAGCACGCCGACCGCGTTGCGGCCGGCGGCGGGGTCGCCGGGCAGCAGCAGCGGCAGCGGCTTGCCGGTCTGGTAGACCGCGAGCCGGATCGGGTCGGCGATCGACCCGCCCACCGCGGACAGGCCGGGCCAGGCCGGCGGGTTGTCGAGCATGTCCACCGGGGAGACCTCGATTCGGCCGGTACGCGGGCTGTTGCGGTTGGCGACCATCCGCACGCCGCCCGCGGGCACGTCCAGCGCGGACGCGATCGCGGTACGGACCTCGGGCTTGGCGAGCGCGCCGAAGTCGGCGCCGGGGACCATCGCGGTGTCGGTGACGATCCGGCCGTCCATCACTCGCGGCCGGGTGGTCGCGCCGATGTCCTGCAGTTCCTTGACCCGCTCGCCGAGTTCACCGAACAGGCCCGTCCGGGCGTCGTCTCCGTTGCCGCGCATCAGCTTCGTCAGCGCCAGCAGCACCGACGCGCACGCCATGACGATCAGGTAGACCATCACCGAGTCACGCGTCCAGCCGCGGAACGTCAGCACGAACAGGCCCACGCACGACCCGGACGACATCAGCAGCGACGCGAACCGCAGCTCGATCTTGCGTGCCCGGCCGACCGCCCACGTCGTGGCCACGATCGCCGCGGCACAGACCAGAATCAGACCGGACCGCCACGCGGTCTGCCACGTGTCCGCGTCGGCGTAGGCGCCCCAGACCAGCGACAGCACACCCGACAAGATCAGGTTCGCGACCGCGGCGACCGGCGGGATCACGTACGCCCACAGGTTGTTCTGCATCTCCGACGCGGCCCCGCGGGCGACGTTGAGGGAGTAGGTGCGGCGGCCCATCAGGCGGCCCGCCGGCCGTTGGGGCTCGGACGGCGACGCTGGCGGATCTCGAAGTCCGACCGGCCCGCGTCCTCATCGTCGAGCGCGACCACGAACGCCTCGAACCGGTTCTTGCACACCTTCGCGTACCCGGCCACGGCGAGCATCGCGTCCGCGGACCGCGAGATCGGCAGCGACACGACCTTGCCCCAGAACCGGGCACGGAACGCACCGACACCGTGCCGCTTCGCGTACCGGACAATCTTTGCCTTCACCAGCCCGGACAGTTCGTCCAGCTCGTCATGCCCGGCGATCCCGACCTGCCGGATCCCCTCCAGCATCATGATCAGTTCCTCGTCGTCGCGGATCTGGTCGAAGTTGAACAGTCGATCAGCCATGATCAGTCTCCTTTCGCAGGTCAGAGGATGTGGTGGGAGAACAGACCGTTGCGGCGGACCTCGATCACGCCCTCGCGCAGGTACCGGCCTGCCTTCGGCGTGAGTC
This genomic window from Catenuloplanes niger contains:
- a CDS encoding YfjI family protein, which codes for MTTPARLQIVPNVADQPAPLTGGWDLPVPLTSSTAPPPFPVDVLPPWLGDMVTATARFTQTDPAMAGGVALAVLSACAGGRLDVEARPGWREPVNLFLAVVAEPGERKSPVHGALTDPLEAAEATLADKSRAAVAEAAALKDIASRQAEHAKTVAAKATSDKRDGATAEAVAAALAAEAITVPALPRLFADDATPEKLISLMADNGGRMAVISDEGGVFDMLAGRYSSAPNLDPYLKGHVGRPIRVDRHNREGEFIPRPALTVGVMIQPSVLRKFGGNDDLAGRGLVARFLFVLPASLAGYREIDPDPIPTPVRDLYAEKIHGLAATLAEWSDPAVVALTDDAARIRATAAADIERHLRPGGALRDVREWANKLAGTTIRLAGLLHVAHRPDDAWRHPIDAGTMADAVKLAEFFVAHYQTARDMITADKATGPARHVLTRLIEKDVTTFTVRELHRSVRRQIRSAAEVAATLDNLAQLGWVRQRDGRWELHPRAAELLEAGDTVTDDLETAFTAGQSMDAGVTGAR
- a CDS encoding DNA cytosine methyltransferase; the encoded protein is MNVLELFAGIGGMSLGLERAGMRVVGHVEINPFCRAVLHKHWPEVPQHDDVRTTTAWWTSHPRPAVDVVAGGYPCQGESLAGRRLGDEDPRWLWPAMADVIHDLRPRYVIGENVLGHRTRGLGRVLADLADLGYTATAGVIRACEVGAPHPRARLFVLAHTETSRLGPRGAEPGRAGTTSGEVAYRPEPARPDRWPTEPAVDRVAYGLPDRMDRLAALGNAVVPAVAEHIGRIVHDHHQRAGR
- a CDS encoding bifunctional DNA primase/polymerase — protein: MSNMLDAALAAADRGWPVFMLGRSKRPVANCTDCPSAEADPRHDRESCPCLTCHGFYAATRDPDRVAEIVAAVSRGQLAVRTGASSGLVVVDVDPAHDGIRSMSALIQAGMLPPTARVLTGSGGMHLYYAHPGRPIPCSQSVLGPGLDVRADGGYAVLPPSIHQRTGRAYRWADDGRPVEEMPPALAAACVPTSAARAFRVLLTGSRTWTDTAAVTVVLDRLLRDHGPALTIVHGACPRGADAIADAWCRHHHVTVERHPADWSTGRRAGPARNAAMVATRPVLCLAFIRDASPGATGCANLADHAGIRTLRNPHPDDLPTTAPASTPVALAGAGGISYPDRLLNTLLDRVRTAAEGRRRTTLYGVARGVAKMVAAGCLTSTDAETALVGVGREAGQTDREIRAAIDGGFRAEGVTR